From Streptomyces sp. NBC_00775, one genomic window encodes:
- a CDS encoding pep a2 yields the protein MKAAVPCYYHLDVEVSPERVGQVRRILAAHLRYWNLENLVESVCHCAEALLHTIEEHAADKNTTIEMWWNGQHLIAAVSDNSQDIRPHNAPQGCLAQIAALSDGWGCCATGAGGKIIWFSWRARAAERAPLVPAAPAPSLREARQAPREVPLPEPAFAGPLDEKEAAVAVG from the coding sequence ATGAAAGCTGCAGTGCCCTGCTATTACCACCTCGACGTGGAGGTCAGCCCGGAAAGGGTCGGGCAGGTCAGGCGCATTCTGGCCGCGCACCTCCGGTACTGGAATCTGGAAAATCTCGTCGAGTCCGTCTGCCACTGCGCCGAGGCGCTGCTCCATACGATCGAGGAGCACGCGGCGGACAAGAACACGACCATCGAGATGTGGTGGAACGGCCAGCACCTCATCGCGGCCGTCTCGGACAACAGCCAGGACATCCGCCCGCACAACGCGCCGCAGGGCTGCCTCGCGCAGATCGCCGCGCTCAGTGACGGCTGGGGCTGCTGCGCCACCGGCGCCGGCGGCAAGATCATCTGGTTCTCGTGGCGGGCCCGGGCCGCGGAACGCGCCCCGCTGGTCCCGGCCGCACCCGCGCCCAGCCTGCGCGAGGCGCGACAGGCGCCTCGCGAGGTACCGCTGCCGGAGCCGGCGTTCGCAGGCCCCCTCGACGAGAAGGAGGCTGCCGTCGCCGTCGGGTGA